The Chryseolinea soli genome contains a region encoding:
- a CDS encoding alanine/glycine:cation symporter family protein gives MLSTAAGYIWWPVLFLIIGGGLFFLLYSRFIQYGYFLHALRLLAGKDGNESGPGQISAYKALCTALASTVGMGNLSGVAAAIALGGPGALFWMWVTSVVGMSTNFFTSTLASLYRGKDSNGELQGGPMYVIREALPKKYMPLAFLFCVCCMMGALPIFSANQLTQALVDIGLPLVGLEESFVSMGMVTISVQKLILGIAAAALVAVVIIGGIQRIGTWAGNLVPWMIGLHFISVVIILSVNVKEVPYYFGLIFTDAFAAEHFHGDPFLGGTLGGMIMLGVRRATFSNEAGIGTAPMAMGASKSVEPIREGLLSMLSPVIDTIISCTLTAMAILTTGVWKTAGASGITLTSIAYRKAMPFGGDVVLLICASVFAISAMFAYSYYGRKALAFMVGENKSQWYDYVYIFTIVLGSVVSLEVVLNLIDIAFALMAIPTMISAFILAPAVMREARRYFSKLN, from the coding sequence ATGCTTTCAACCGCGGCAGGCTACATCTGGTGGCCCGTGCTTTTCCTGATCATCGGCGGCGGATTGTTCTTTTTGCTTTACTCGCGTTTTATTCAATACGGCTATTTTCTTCACGCCCTGAGGTTGCTCGCCGGAAAAGATGGCAATGAAAGCGGGCCGGGACAAATCAGTGCCTACAAAGCCTTGTGCACCGCGCTGGCATCAACGGTAGGCATGGGCAATTTGTCCGGAGTGGCAGCGGCCATCGCGTTGGGTGGACCCGGTGCGTTGTTTTGGATGTGGGTGACGTCGGTCGTGGGCATGTCGACAAATTTTTTCACCAGCACGTTGGCGAGTCTCTATCGCGGAAAGGATTCCAACGGCGAATTGCAAGGTGGCCCGATGTATGTTATCCGCGAGGCGCTGCCAAAAAAATATATGCCGCTGGCTTTTCTGTTTTGCGTGTGCTGCATGATGGGCGCTTTGCCGATCTTCTCCGCCAACCAACTCACGCAAGCGTTGGTGGATATTGGCTTGCCGTTGGTGGGCCTGGAGGAATCTTTTGTGTCGATGGGTATGGTCACGATCAGCGTGCAAAAGTTGATCCTGGGCATTGCCGCGGCAGCGCTGGTGGCCGTAGTCATCATCGGCGGCATCCAGCGCATCGGCACGTGGGCGGGCAACCTCGTGCCTTGGATGATCGGGTTGCATTTTATTTCGGTGGTGATCATCCTCAGCGTGAACGTGAAAGAAGTGCCTTACTATTTTGGATTGATCTTCACCGACGCCTTTGCAGCAGAACATTTTCACGGCGACCCATTCCTGGGCGGCACACTGGGCGGCATGATCATGCTTGGCGTGCGCCGCGCCACGTTCAGCAACGAAGCCGGCATTGGCACCGCCCCGATGGCCATGGGTGCTTCCAAAAGCGTGGAACCGATTCGCGAAGGATTGCTTTCCATGTTGAGCCCGGTCATCGACACGATCATTTCCTGTACACTCACCGCCATGGCCATCCTCACCACGGGCGTTTGGAAAACCGCCGGTGCCAGCGGCATCACGCTGACGTCCATTGCATATCGAAAGGCGATGCCCTTTGGCGGCGATGTGGTGTTGCTCATTTGCGCTTCCGTGTTTGCGATCAGCGCGATGTTTGCGTACAGCTACTACGGAAGAAAAGCCCTGGCTTTCATGGTGGGTGAAAACAAAAGCCAGTGGTACGATTACGTCTACATTTTTACGATCGTGCTCGGATCGGTTGTGTCGCTGGAGGTGGTGTTGAACCTGATCGATATCGCGTTTGCGCTGATGGCGATCCCCACGATGATCTCTGCATTTATTTTGGCCCCCGCCGTGATGCGGGAAGCGAGGAGGTATTTTTCGAAGCTGAATTGA
- a CDS encoding SPFH domain-containing protein, with amino-acid sequence MLGALSFIGMLLIPAILIGYVFRNRFTIGPLTLLKDFKTTMILLVVAVVLAMSNSLFFYSRFGHQYYLVYPTGGWNTVSSSGIKFRWFATIQEWQKEIDIKVVGEGDPTEGIEGVITDKVTFELPNSRGEEKTQVIPGIAITFIDRVGAAVQISVRMKVPEDPERFRALAESFRNPANLINNTLIPTIKEQISNTGYMFAAQDYISGAATDFRQAIDDQLKYGGYSTERREFYDTIYSTIQDGGPRTIKEINTRYRIIKKTDKDGKLIRIPHEITKNSIAVTQVIVDEVFPEPAFKKRLEAQRDISAQKRIEMEKIETARAEQQRIIAEGERDKAKERVDQEKEQVKQLIAIETQLKQENTRKQLAEIALQTARLESEQNLVRERAQSEANRLKVAAGLTPQERAQIQKEIAIGVAEKLGAMQFPQVYIEGGGKDGKSNLGLIEALLGAEMAKSMIPALKDK; translated from the coding sequence ATGCTTGGAGCATTGAGTTTTATCGGCATGTTGCTGATCCCGGCAATATTGATCGGCTATGTCTTTCGCAATCGGTTCACGATCGGACCGCTCACCCTTCTAAAAGATTTCAAAACCACGATGATTTTGTTGGTGGTGGCGGTTGTTCTGGCGATGAGCAACTCGTTGTTTTTCTATTCCCGTTTCGGGCACCAATATTATTTGGTGTATCCCACGGGCGGATGGAACACGGTGTCGTCGTCGGGCATTAAGTTCCGTTGGTTTGCCACCATCCAGGAATGGCAAAAAGAGATCGACATCAAAGTAGTAGGCGAGGGCGACCCGACGGAAGGCATCGAAGGTGTGATCACCGACAAAGTAACGTTCGAGCTACCCAACAGCCGCGGTGAAGAAAAGACGCAAGTCATTCCCGGCATCGCCATCACTTTTATCGATCGCGTGGGTGCGGCTGTGCAGATCTCGGTGCGTATGAAAGTGCCGGAAGATCCCGAGAGATTCCGCGCATTGGCGGAATCGTTTCGTAATCCGGCCAACCTGATCAACAACACGCTGATCCCCACCATCAAGGAACAGATCAGCAATACCGGCTACATGTTTGCCGCGCAGGATTATATTTCTGGTGCCGCCACCGATTTCCGCCAGGCTATCGACGACCAGCTGAAATATGGCGGGTACTCCACGGAGCGCCGCGAGTTTTATGACACCATCTATTCGACCATCCAGGATGGCGGTCCGCGCACGATCAAGGAGATCAACACGCGCTATCGCATCATCAAGAAGACCGACAAAGATGGCAAGCTCATCCGCATTCCGCATGAGATCACCAAGAACAGCATCGCGGTAACGCAAGTGATCGTGGACGAAGTGTTTCCCGAGCCCGCCTTCAAAAAGCGCCTCGAAGCCCAGCGCGACATCTCAGCGCAAAAGCGCATCGAAATGGAAAAGATCGAAACCGCACGCGCCGAGCAGCAACGCATCATCGCCGAAGGTGAACGCGACAAAGCCAAAGAGCGTGTAGACCAGGAGAAAGAGCAAGTGAAACAACTCATCGCCATCGAAACGCAGTTGAAACAGGAGAACACGCGCAAACAATTGGCCGAGATCGCCCTGCAGACCGCGCGCCTCGAATCGGAACAAAATCTGGTTCGCGAACGTGCACAGTCGGAAGCCAACCGCTTGAAGGTGGCCGCAGGTCTTACGCCGCAAGAGCGCGCACAAATCCAAAAAGAGATCGCCATCGGTGTGGCCGAGAAACTTGGTGCGATGCAGTTTCCGCAAGTGTACATCGAAGGCGGTGGCAAAGATGGCAAGAGCAACCTCGGCTTGATCGAGGCGTTGCTGGGCGCGGAGATGGCGAAGTCTATGATCCCGGCGTTGAAGGATAAGTAG
- a CDS encoding DMT family transporter yields the protein MNNNPRSKAFLLLGILSLIWGTSFILIKQGLKAFAPDEVGSLRVAFASLFLLPMAIVKVRELKRDDYWKLFASGMMGVFIPAFLFATAQTRMPSSIAGILNTLTPIFTMLIGAVVFRLRFKPLAIVGILLGFAGTVMLSLSRSGGSITGFNAFALLIVLACFFYGSNLNLIKFKIPDLGSLTITSVSLMLVGPLAFIYLIAFTDVPHKLEVVEGAWRALGFIALLGLMSTAVATILFNQLVKISTPMFASSVTYLMPIVIVMWGLLDGEQLQAGHFIGMAAIVGGVYLANRKK from the coding sequence ATGAATAACAATCCGCGCTCAAAGGCCTTTTTATTATTAGGCATCCTCTCGCTCATTTGGGGCACATCCTTCATTCTCATCAAACAAGGGCTCAAAGCTTTTGCACCCGACGAAGTGGGATCGCTCCGCGTGGCGTTCGCATCGCTGTTCTTGCTGCCGATGGCGATCGTCAAAGTGCGCGAACTAAAACGCGACGACTACTGGAAACTTTTTGCCTCGGGCATGATGGGTGTCTTTATCCCCGCGTTTCTGTTTGCCACAGCACAAACGCGAATGCCCAGTTCCATCGCCGGGATCCTCAACACGCTCACGCCCATCTTCACCATGCTCATCGGTGCCGTCGTGTTTCGACTGCGCTTCAAACCGCTGGCCATTGTGGGCATCTTGTTGGGATTTGCCGGAACGGTGATGCTGAGCCTGTCGCGATCGGGAGGAAGCATCACGGGCTTCAACGCATTTGCGTTGTTGATTGTGTTGGCCTGTTTCTTTTACGGGTCGAACCTCAACCTCATCAAATTCAAAATCCCCGACCTGGGCTCGCTCACCATCACCAGCGTGTCGTTGATGTTGGTGGGGCCGTTGGCATTCATCTACCTCATTGCGTTCACCGACGTGCCGCATAAGCTGGAGGTTGTGGAGGGCGCCTGGCGCGCGTTGGGATTTATTGCGTTGCTAGGATTGATGAGCACCGCGGTGGCGACGATCTTGTTCAATCAGCTCGTGAAGATCAGCACGCCGATGTTCGCCAGCTCCGTCACCTACCTGATGCCCATCGTGATCGTGATGTGGGGCTTGCTGGATGGTGAGCAACTTCAGGCAGGACACTTCATCGGGATGGCTGCCATAGTGGGTGGGGTGTACCTGGCAAATCGGAAGAAGTAA
- the dusB gene encoding tRNA dihydrouridine synthase DusB: MVKIGQIELGEFPLLLAPMEDVSDPPFRAVCKEGGADLMYTEFISSEGLIRDAAKSRQKLDIFEYERPIGIQLFGGDIGNMVGSAEIATAANPDLIDINYGCPVKAVACRGAGAALLQDIPKMVQMTAEIVKCTHLPVTVKTRLGWDDKTKNIVEVAERLQDIGIKALTIHGRTRVQMYKGEADWTLIAEIKNNPRMHIPIFGNGDVDTPQKALEYRNRFGVDGIMIGRAAIGYPWIFNEIKHFFKTGETLSAPGMAERVRATKKHLEFSVRWKGDRLGIFEMRRHYSNYFKGVPDFKPFRTRLVEVETEAEVMAILDEVIEAYSTSLVTA, translated from the coding sequence ATGGTAAAAATAGGTCAAATAGAATTGGGCGAATTCCCCCTTTTGCTGGCGCCCATGGAGGATGTGAGCGACCCGCCGTTCCGTGCTGTGTGCAAGGAAGGAGGGGCCGACCTGATGTATACGGAATTTATCTCGTCGGAAGGCCTCATCCGCGATGCGGCCAAAAGCCGCCAGAAACTCGACATTTTTGAATACGAACGTCCCATCGGCATCCAGCTCTTTGGCGGCGACATCGGCAACATGGTGGGCTCGGCCGAGATCGCCACGGCCGCCAACCCCGACCTGATCGACATCAACTACGGCTGTCCCGTGAAAGCCGTGGCTTGCCGCGGTGCCGGGGCCGCCTTGCTCCAGGACATCCCCAAGATGGTGCAAATGACGGCCGAGATCGTGAAATGCACCCACCTGCCCGTGACCGTGAAAACCCGGTTGGGCTGGGATGATAAAACCAAGAACATCGTAGAAGTAGCCGAACGGCTCCAGGATATCGGCATCAAAGCCCTCACCATCCACGGCCGCACGCGCGTGCAGATGTACAAAGGCGAAGCGGACTGGACTTTGATCGCCGAGATCAAGAACAACCCGCGCATGCACATCCCCATCTTTGGCAACGGCGACGTGGACACGCCACAAAAAGCCCTGGAATATCGCAACCGGTTTGGCGTAGACGGCATCATGATCGGCCGCGCCGCCATTGGCTATCCCTGGATCTTCAACGAGATCAAACATTTTTTCAAAACCGGCGAAACCCTGAGCGCTCCCGGCATGGCCGAGCGTGTACGGGCCACCAAAAAACACCTGGAATTTTCCGTGCGCTGGAAAGGCGACCGGTTGGGCATCTTCGAAATGCGCCGCCACTATTCAAACTATTTCAAAGGCGTACCGGATTTCAAACCTTTTCGCACGCGTCTCGTGGAAGTGGAAACAGAAGCCGAAGTGATGGCCATTTTGGATGAGGTGATCGAAGCCTATTCCACTTCGCTGGTCACGGCCTAA
- a CDS encoding CPBP family intramembrane glutamic endopeptidase codes for MATVFIGFAVVGPLLGLAVASSFYDGNLATDLLDGAGQPGYFTAVMVVQGIATFVGLMVFPVLHITQLEHKPLQPFFPVQPKLGQVLLGVTLLGLAFVIAMSPVVEWNSQIHFPAALKAFEAWAREKEEMAAKLTETLTQFESAGQMLIALLVIAILPAIGEELVFRGMIQREFWRATKNVHVAIWTSAFLFSAIHLQFFGFIPRLLLGALFGYLYYWSNNLLVPMFAHFFNNGFAVVAMYLNQQNVTDLNVEDNTSAPWPYVAIALAATVGLLYFVWKHYRENPPAVEDFHSPSALPDGDL; via the coding sequence ATGGCTACGGTTTTTATCGGGTTTGCCGTGGTAGGCCCGCTGCTGGGTCTTGCCGTGGCATCATCTTTCTATGATGGCAACCTGGCAACGGACCTTCTCGACGGTGCCGGCCAGCCGGGCTATTTCACGGCGGTGATGGTGGTGCAGGGCATTGCCACCTTCGTGGGATTGATGGTGTTTCCGGTCCTTCACATCACGCAACTGGAACATAAACCATTGCAACCTTTTTTCCCTGTTCAACCTAAACTGGGGCAAGTGCTGTTGGGTGTCACGTTGTTGGGGTTGGCCTTCGTCATCGCGATGTCGCCGGTGGTGGAGTGGAACAGCCAGATCCATTTTCCTGCTGCCTTGAAAGCGTTTGAAGCCTGGGCGCGTGAAAAAGAAGAGATGGCCGCCAAGCTTACCGAGACGCTCACGCAGTTCGAGTCTGCCGGACAAATGCTGATCGCCTTGCTGGTCATCGCCATCTTGCCCGCCATCGGCGAGGAGCTGGTGTTCCGGGGCATGATCCAGCGGGAATTTTGGCGCGCCACCAAGAATGTTCATGTCGCCATCTGGACGTCGGCCTTTCTGTTCAGCGCCATTCACCTGCAGTTCTTTGGTTTCATCCCGCGGCTGCTGCTGGGGGCACTGTTTGGCTATCTCTATTACTGGTCCAATAATTTGCTGGTCCCCATGTTCGCCCATTTTTTCAACAACGGTTTTGCCGTAGTGGCCATGTACCTCAACCAGCAGAACGTGACCGACCTCAATGTGGAAGACAATACTTCGGCGCCCTGGCCTTATGTGGCAATCGCCCTCGCGGCCACCGTGGGATTGCTTTATTTTGTATGGAAACACTATCGCGAAAATCCCCCTGCCGTCGAAGATTTTCATTCGCCTTCAGCCCTGCCCGATGGAGACCTTTAG
- a CDS encoding phosphatidate cytidylyltransferase, with product MTNSLSKYSNLTQRIIAGLLGSAGIIAAICFSPWTYCLVFFIICLFSLLEFYKLAGLDGVVPQKVFGTFCGVAIYMLSFFIEKGDISYRYYFLIFPIVSCVYMIKLYKKFERKPFTNIAFTFLGIFYVGVPFALLNVAVFVDGAYNYEIIFGCLFILWASDTGAYFAGTFFGKRKLFERISPKKSWEGFFGGALLALAFVFGIAHYFHTLTQMQWVIVGLIIIIGGTFGDLVESLLKRSIEIKDSGDSIPGHGGFLDRFDGLYICAPFIVAYLEIVRA from the coding sequence GTGACCAACTCGCTCTCCAAATACAGTAACCTTACCCAACGCATCATCGCGGGCCTGTTGGGCTCGGCCGGCATCATCGCAGCGATCTGCTTTAGTCCATGGACCTATTGCCTGGTGTTTTTTATCATCTGCCTGTTCTCGCTGCTGGAGTTCTACAAACTGGCCGGACTCGATGGCGTGGTCCCTCAAAAGGTGTTTGGCACCTTCTGCGGGGTAGCCATTTACATGCTTTCCTTTTTTATCGAAAAGGGCGACATCTCCTACCGGTATTATTTTCTGATCTTCCCGATCGTGTCGTGTGTATACATGATCAAGCTCTATAAAAAATTCGAGCGCAAGCCGTTCACCAATATTGCCTTCACTTTTCTCGGCATTTTTTATGTAGGCGTACCGTTCGCATTGCTCAACGTGGCGGTGTTTGTGGATGGTGCCTACAATTATGAGATCATCTTTGGCTGTCTCTTCATCTTGTGGGCCAGCGACACGGGGGCCTATTTTGCAGGAACATTTTTTGGCAAGCGAAAACTTTTCGAGCGCATCTCGCCAAAGAAATCGTGGGAAGGTTTTTTTGGTGGCGCTTTGCTGGCGCTGGCGTTTGTGTTTGGTATCGCCCACTACTTTCATACGCTTACGCAAATGCAGTGGGTCATCGTGGGGTTGATCATTATTATCGGCGGGACGTTCGGCGACCTGGTAGAGTCGTTGCTGAAACGCAGCATCGAGATCAAAGACTCCGGCGACAGCATCCCGGGACACGGCGGCTTCCTCGACCGCTTTGATGGGTTGTATATTTGTGCACCGTTCATTGTGGCCTATCTGGAGATCGTGCGGGCGTAG
- a CDS encoding PAS domain-containing protein: MENAFFVNKTPFIKGRLALALSVALLFSIVAVYQLSTQVSPWTTLHAKAPLVLLLEMLPVWLILFLLFATSKHFYDRRQQQETETKDHFVKNVSDIIQKIKSGEYNADRDVTGELLLDTSLSEIYKKFKTDADNERHRSWGNEGLARFREIMGSHTEIKALTDAFIAQLIQYVDANQGGVFILNADRHLELSACYAFERKKYLTKTVLPGEGLVGQCFLEGHSIYLTKVPDDYINITSGLGAANPQCILLVPLKVKEETLGVIELAAFKPFKKYKLDLIEKAAEALAQSISTVRVSEDTKKLLDKSLSREREMKDQEERMRQNMEELYVTQEDMRKVNLEMEELFKAINTLTATAELNLQGNLIKLNDRLLQTLRFTAQDLYGKSFDSLLTPDDQNVQTFANAWRAVQGGNSAEHVFTFHDSQKNQHWLRTGFYPLQGNAGVERILVFINDITEIKNKETELDKLNVAMDATRKMLIRILNEIPLKVFLKQYNGKFFVVNDAVSRFHGFDSPEGLIGKSDFDFYSAKDASDWLEAEHQIIATGRTEYIHPDGGKILHTIKMPFHIDPLNEMGILGLQADVTELETLRKEKTDRA; the protein is encoded by the coding sequence ATGGAGAATGCGTTCTTTGTCAACAAGACTCCTTTTATAAAAGGCCGTCTTGCTCTCGCCCTATCCGTTGCTTTGCTCTTTTCAATCGTTGCCGTATACCAGCTTTCCACGCAAGTGTCGCCCTGGACGACGCTTCATGCGAAGGCACCACTCGTGCTGTTGCTGGAAATGCTCCCCGTATGGCTCATCCTTTTTCTGTTGTTTGCCACCAGCAAGCATTTCTACGACCGACGCCAGCAACAGGAAACTGAAACCAAAGATCACTTCGTAAAAAATGTTTCGGACATCATCCAAAAGATCAAATCCGGAGAATATAATGCTGACCGCGATGTGACGGGCGAACTCCTGCTGGACACTTCCCTCAGCGAGATCTACAAGAAATTCAAGACCGATGCCGACAACGAACGCCACCGCAGCTGGGGCAATGAGGGGCTGGCCAGGTTTCGTGAGATCATGGGTTCCCACACGGAAATAAAAGCCCTGACCGATGCGTTCATCGCGCAGCTCATTCAATATGTCGACGCCAACCAAGGCGGCGTATTCATTCTGAACGCCGATCGCCACCTGGAGCTCTCCGCCTGCTATGCATTCGAACGAAAAAAATATTTGACAAAAACCGTTCTCCCCGGCGAAGGTTTGGTGGGCCAATGCTTCCTGGAAGGACATTCCATTTATCTCACCAAGGTGCCCGACGATTACATCAACATCACCTCCGGCCTGGGCGCCGCCAATCCACAGTGCATTCTCCTGGTGCCCCTGAAAGTGAAAGAAGAAACGTTGGGCGTGATCGAATTGGCTGCGTTCAAGCCCTTCAAAAAATATAAACTCGACCTCATCGAAAAAGCCGCCGAAGCCCTGGCGCAAAGCATCTCTACCGTGCGCGTGAGCGAAGACACCAAAAAATTGCTCGACAAATCCCTGAGCCGCGAGCGCGAAATGAAAGACCAGGAAGAGCGCATGCGTCAGAACATGGAGGAGCTTTATGTTACCCAGGAAGACATGCGCAAGGTGAACCTGGAAATGGAAGAGCTTTTCAAAGCCATCAACACGCTCACCGCCACGGCCGAGCTGAACCTCCAGGGCAACCTCATCAAGTTGAACGACCGTCTCCTCCAAACCCTGCGTTTCACCGCGCAGGATCTCTATGGAAAGTCGTTCGACAGCCTGCTCACACCCGACGACCAGAATGTCCAAACGTTTGCCAATGCCTGGCGGGCGGTACAGGGTGGAAATTCCGCCGAGCACGTGTTCACCTTCCACGATTCGCAAAAGAATCAACATTGGTTGCGCACCGGCTTCTACCCGCTGCAGGGCAACGCCGGTGTTGAGCGCATCCTGGTTTTTATCAACGACATCACCGAGATCAAGAACAAGGAGACCGAACTCGACAAGCTGAACGTTGCCATGGACGCCACGCGCAAAATGCTGATCCGCATCCTCAACGAGATCCCGCTCAAGGTCTTCCTCAAACAATACAATGGAAAATTCTTTGTGGTCAACGACGCCGTGTCGCGCTTTCACGGATTCGATTCCCCCGAAGGACTCATCGGCAAATCGGACTTCGATTTTTACAGTGCCAAAGATGCCTCCGACTGGCTGGAGGCCGAGCACCAGATCATCGCCACCGGGCGAACCGAATACATTCACCCCGATGGCGGAAAAATATTGCACACCATAAAGATGCCCTTCCACATCGATCCGTTAAATGAGATGGGAATCCTCGGCCTCCAGGCCGATGTGACCGAGTTGGAGACCCTGCGAAAAGAGAAAACGGACCGTGCATGA
- a CDS encoding Glu/Leu/Phe/Val family dehydrogenase → MAYIEPAPLKDKENPFEAMMSRFQVASQLLGLEEEIYNVLKNPARQVIVSLPVTMDDGTIKVFEGYRVIHSTILGPSKGGIRFDPAVNLDEVKALAAWMTWKCAVVDIPYGGAKGGVTCNPREMSAGEIERLMRAYTQAMASVFGPDKDIPAPDMGTGPREMAWLMDQYSRIQGMTTHAVVTGKPLVMGGSLGRTEATGRGVMVSAMAAMEKMKINPYKATCAVQGFGNVGSWAARLLHERGLLVQSVSDLSGAYYNANGIDIMKAIEYRDNKKGSLDGFEGAEKISNNDLLTLPVDLLVPAATEDVITSSNAPNIKAKLIVEGANGPTSSRADSIINEKGIVVVPDILANAGGVTVSYFEWVQNRLGYKWTADRVNRRSDRIMKDAFTNVYKTAQDYKVPLRIAAYMVAIDKVSKTYKFRGGY, encoded by the coding sequence ATGGCATACATTGAACCGGCCCCGCTGAAAGACAAAGAGAATCCTTTTGAAGCCATGATGTCCAGATTCCAGGTAGCATCGCAGCTCCTGGGTCTCGAAGAAGAGATCTATAACGTATTGAAAAATCCGGCCCGGCAGGTGATCGTCTCCCTGCCCGTGACCATGGACGACGGCACGATAAAAGTATTCGAAGGCTACCGCGTCATCCATTCCACCATCTTGGGCCCCTCCAAGGGTGGCATCCGGTTCGACCCCGCAGTGAACCTCGACGAGGTGAAGGCCCTGGCCGCATGGATGACCTGGAAGTGCGCCGTAGTGGACATCCCTTATGGCGGTGCCAAAGGCGGCGTGACTTGCAACCCGCGCGAGATGTCGGCCGGCGAAATCGAGCGCCTCATGCGCGCCTACACCCAGGCAATGGCCAGCGTGTTTGGCCCCGACAAAGACATTCCCGCACCCGACATGGGTACCGGCCCCCGTGAAATGGCCTGGTTGATGGACCAATATTCCCGTATCCAGGGCATGACCACCCACGCGGTAGTAACGGGCAAGCCGCTGGTAATGGGCGGGTCGCTAGGACGCACGGAAGCCACCGGCCGCGGTGTGATGGTTTCGGCCATGGCGGCCATGGAGAAAATGAAGATCAACCCCTACAAAGCTACTTGCGCCGTGCAGGGCTTTGGCAACGTGGGCTCGTGGGCCGCACGCCTGCTACACGAACGCGGTCTGCTGGTGCAGTCGGTGAGCGACCTCTCCGGTGCTTACTACAACGCCAATGGCATCGACATCATGAAGGCCATCGAATACCGCGACAATAAAAAAGGCTCGCTCGATGGTTTTGAAGGCGCCGAAAAGATCAGCAACAACGACCTGCTCACCTTGCCGGTCGACCTGCTGGTGCCCGCCGCCACCGAAGACGTGATCACCAGCTCTAACGCTCCCAATATCAAAGCAAAACTGATCGTGGAAGGCGCCAACGGCCCCACGTCGTCGCGCGCCGACAGCATCATCAATGAAAAAGGCATTGTGGTGGTGCCCGACATTCTCGCCAACGCCGGCGGGGTAACGGTTTCCTATTTCGAATGGGTGCAAAACCGCCTCGGCTACAAGTGGACGGCCGACCGCGTGAACCGCCGCTCGGACCGGATCATGAAAGATGCCTTCACCAATGTTTACAAAACCGCCCAGGATTACAAGGTGCCCCTGCGCATCGCGGCCTATATGGTGGCCATCGACAAAGTGTCGAAAACATACAAGTTCCGCGGCGGCTACTAG
- a CDS encoding phosphatidylserine decarboxylase family protein: MTIHREGRTLLFVLLLILFALNWAVAYYMPGNAAVQNTVIGVSIIFYLIILQFFRIPLFKVQQNENQVLAPADGKVVVIEETEETEYLKGRRKQVSIFMSPVNVHINRMPVGGIISYFAYHPGKYLVAWHPKSSTENERTTVVVKMKDGVEILFRQIAGALARRIKWYVKQDQQLQQGDEFGFIKFGSRVDIYLPLDAKVTVKIGDVTKGGKTVLAELK, encoded by the coding sequence ATGACGATACACCGCGAAGGCCGTACTTTACTTTTTGTCCTCTTGTTGATTCTTTTCGCCCTGAATTGGGCAGTGGCCTACTACATGCCCGGCAACGCGGCGGTGCAAAACACAGTGATCGGCGTCAGCATTATCTTCTATCTCATCATCCTTCAGTTCTTCCGCATCCCCCTCTTCAAGGTACAGCAGAACGAAAACCAAGTGCTGGCACCGGCCGACGGCAAAGTGGTGGTGATCGAAGAGACCGAGGAGACCGAATATCTGAAAGGCAGGAGAAAGCAGGTGTCCATTTTCATGTCGCCGGTGAACGTGCACATCAATCGCATGCCCGTGGGCGGCATCATCAGCTATTTTGCCTACCATCCCGGCAAATACCTCGTGGCCTGGCACCCCAAATCCAGCACGGAAAACGAACGGACCACCGTGGTAGTGAAAATGAAAGACGGCGTGGAGATCCTCTTCCGCCAGATCGCCGGCGCACTCGCCCGCCGCATCAAGTGGTATGTGAAACAAGATCAGCAGCTGCAGCAGGGCGACGAATTCGGGTTCATCAAATTCGGCTCCCGCGTCGACATTTATCTTCCGTTGGACGCAAAGGTCACGGTGAAGATCGGCGATGTTACAAAGGGTGGCAAGACGGTGCTGGCCGAGCTAAAATAA